Below is a genomic region from Doryrhamphus excisus isolate RoL2022-K1 chromosome 16, RoL_Dexc_1.0, whole genome shotgun sequence.
taaaaaaaaaaaacaaaacaatgtaaaagAGAGAAACATTGGTTGCCAAAATACAAATTGATGCAAAGGAAAAGCTCTTGTTCAAACCTGGTCACAATGTTGCTTCCGTTGAGCTCCTCCACCACGAAACCCAACACAGCTGCCTTGGTTTCAGGTGACAAGACGTGAAAGGTTTTGGTCCTCAGTGTGTTGCACACCTCCGTCTCATAGCCATGAGACTCCAAAAAGATGCGGAGAACCTCAGAAACTGTGCTGCGCGTCAGCTGGAGCTCAACCAGCTTATCACCAAGAATCTTGACTGACTGATGgttcacagcaaaaaaaaaaaaaaaagatcttatTAACTGTAGAATTAATATTgtagaattatatatatatatatcacccACCTGATAATATGATGGCAGGCCTGGATCATGGAGTGCAGCCCCCATCAGCTTTATGAGCAGATCTTGAACCTCCCCCTGGCTTTCGCCCAAGCCTAGAAGACCCTCCTGCAGGGTAGCAAGACTGGGTATGTCCTTGGGTACATTGAGACCAATCAGTTTCCCGTAGCCATGAAGAAACTCGACCACAGCCAGGCAGTGAGCGAAGGCTGTGCCAGAGAGAACCACACCAGGTACACGGGACAGCTCGGGGAGCGGCTACAGAAAAAAGGCAGCACATTAGTTtctgaatctttttttttttcaaaatcttttaaataaaagtaaaaaactcACTTTGTGGTCAGTGAGACACATGTCTTCCGTGGGTTTCCTCAACTCTTCTGCTATGAGCTGATGTCTCTTGCGTTCCTCCAGTCGCCTCTGAGTCTGCGCTCTCCTCTCTGCGCTTCTTTTCGCTGCAAGAGCGGCCCGAGCCGCTGCCTCTGCCTCAGCCTGGGCTTTGGCCAGAGCTTTGGCTTTACTGCGAGCACTCAGTACTCGCTTTCCCTGGGCTATTCTCTCTTCGTCGGTCTGCTGTATTGGAGGAGGTGCTTCAACCTTGACTGACCTTCGTCGACCTGGCTTCCTGGTCTCAGCAACAGACTGCGGCGCCGGCTCTGTGAGCTGTGGGTCTGACAGGTCTTGGGGTCCAGCTTTCACCTGCAAAGTCTGGGTCTCTTGCTGTTGCAGGAAACAGGCGATGGTGAGTATGcagtgataatataataatatatgttgaTGATCATGCAATACCTTAgctctctttttttcttctcttatttttttcatctttacaTCCGCTATTCTCTTCATTCTGGCCTAAAAATCAGGAGACATGACACCAAAACATCAGATTAACATGTTTAtgattaacattcattcattaattttctaccgcttttcctcacaaaggtcgcaggggtgctggagcctatcccagctgtctttgggcaagaggcggtacaccctggactggtggccagccaatcacagggcacatatagacaaacaaccattcacactcacattcatacctatggacaatttggagtcgccaattaacctagcatgtttttggaatgtcggaggaaaccggagtacccggaaaaaaacccacgcatgcacggggagaacatgcaaactccacacagcgatggcagagggtggaattgaaccctgggtctcctagctgtgaggtctgcgcgctaaccactcgaccgccgtgccgccccttatgATTaacatattacattttaaaaagtacaaaccttcctcttcatcttcttcttgatttttgacattttctcctTTTCTTCCTCCGTGAGTGCATCTAGAATGATAGAATATAAAAAGGTATCTGTCAAAGCAGCGATGTTTTGATTCATGGCTGTGCTTATGACATATCCATTACATTCCTTACTCCTCACCGAATCATCACAGTCACTTACCCTTTGACTCAAGCCTCTTCAACAGCTTCGCATCAACTTTACTAAGGAAGTCGATCATCTTGGCTTTGGGGGGTCTACCTGGCCGGCGGGCCTGCCCCGTCCTCAAACCACAAGCCCTGCTTGGTTTCTCTTTGTCAGGGTTCGGGGGTCGACCTCGCCTGCCAGTGATGGCCATGATCATAGATGGAATCTCCTCGTTAGCCAGGGGAAACCACTTCAGACCCTGCCACGCATCACAAAGATCACAAAGAACAGAGTTAAGTGTCCGCATTTTTGTATTCTTTCAGGATTGTTTTATTCAAAAGTTAATAACCTCTGGACTTTCTCTTTCTTCGTAGAAGTCTCCCACGGGCATGCGTGGGCTGAAGCTGAAGTGTTCTCTGGTGACAACGCTGTCCTGGTGTTTCTTCAAGTACTGAAAATAATGCAATTACAGGGATATAATCATTGCATCACCGGTATAATTAACAATCACAAATGCCTTTGAGTTTGGAAGTACTACCTTAATAATTTCCGGGAACTGCTTCATTCTCCTTCCACAGGGTGTGTAATACCAGGTTTCACCCTTCATGCGGTTATCCAACTTCTTTACACGAATCTCTCTCTTCCATCTGTCATCAAGAGAGCTTTATTACATCATCGTCAAAGGTATTTGACTGTTATTGTAGGGCATGGGAAAAATGACAGCCAGTAAAATACACATAATACATAAACGATTTAGAGAAATACACAGTAAAAGACTCGGTACACATGTATTTTACCCATGCATCAGAGGAAATTGGACCTGCTGCTCTGTGGCCACTCTCCTCCTGTGAGATTcacctgttaaaaaaaaaacacacaaggtcAAGATTGGGCTTTTCAACTGAGCTGTATCTTCTAGCGTGTTTATTACCTGCAGTGGAAATTTCCTCTTCATTTTCATCAGCATCACTGGCAGCTGTTTCAGCATCTTGTTTTGGTAGTTTCTTATTCTTCCCAACTTGGTCCTGTTTTCTGGCCCTTTTCATCTTGGGTTTGTCAAAAGGCGAAGTGATGGCGGAGGGATTAGCGAGAACTGCTTCGATTGTGGCTGTGATTGAATCCATCTCCTCAGACGTAGGCCCGGTGTGTTCACATTTGTCTGGTGTTTCTTTGACCGGTTCTGCCTTGAGAGAgaccctccttctcctcctccccttGGGCACCACACCACTGTTGTCACCCTCTTCTTCGGCCTTGATCTTCTCCACTTTTGGGGTCCGACCACGGGGCTTTCTCTTGGCTTCTTCGGGATCTTAACAAATAGAAGAGCTatgtcaaaatgtaaaatataaaaaaaaaaaaaacttaacaaGGCTTATTACCTGATTTTCTCATCCATAACGCTTTTGGGGAATGAGGTTTCCAAGGTTTTTCAGGGTTTTTCAGAACTCCTCCAGTGGCTGACAAAACCTGATCAGTGACTGGCTGCAGTGGGTGTACAGCAGGGCTCTGTACCGGGGTGCTGAAGGCGAAGTTCTCGTCGCTCTTCCTGAAACTCTGTGAAGTCATGGTCTCGATTGCCATGGTTGTTCTGCGAACCGAGTCCGGCGTATCATGACCTATCGGAGTATACAGAAACAGAATTGAGAAATTATGGTGACTTCAATTCACGAGAGAAAACTTACAAACTAAAGTTATGTTTCTTTGACTTTCTAATTCCATAAAGTACCTTCATAACGTAGATGGGATGCCCCAAATGCAGTACTGTTTAAGGAAGACGCCAACAAGGATTGCCCTGACCCGGATATCTCCAGGTCACGGGTGGAGTCCATTGTGTGATCTCTGGAGTAATCGACAAAGGAGCTGTCGTCTCTGGTTGTGTCGTACACAGAAGATTGTTCTTCATCGGTATGTGAAGTACTGGCAAACCTAGAAGTGTCGTTGCCCAGGCTGCTCGAGCAATGTATACGTGAGCTGTTGCTGGACATATCCAAGAAGGAGCTCATATGGATTCTTGTCAGCGCGCTGCTAGCCGAGCTGCTGCCATAATGGGAGGCGGTATGTGAGGAGTGTTCAGAACTTGTTTCAACTGTCTGGCGTTCGGCGCTGGGACAATGAGCTTGCTCTGCCTTTAGTACGTCGCCGACTATTATTCCGGTGGACACGGGCTCCCGCTGCATATTGCCGGACTGCCGCTCGGTCTGCAAAGGTTGTCCTGGAAGATCAGATGATTTGTGAGGGTCGGTGTCTTTGTGCGCCTCAAGGTGAGGCGGACGCTCTTCTGCCTTTGTGCCTTTTTCATGTGCTAAGGCTTTCATCGTGTTGCCGTGACAAAGCTTCTCTGGCAGCTGATTAAGTACACTGACAGGAATGAACATGGCAGGATGCTCCCCAGAGTCGGACTTGCGGACCACTTCAGAAGATGACGCAGGATGCACAGTCGCCAAGGCAGGAGGGACAGAAACAGGCGCAGTCCTGGAGGCTTGAGTGGTTAGTAGAGGTAGGGCAGAGAGATGTCTAGCTGAGGTGCTCTCGTGGGCAGATGAGGAGGGTGAGTTGTGCCCCCGTGGTGGAGATAATGCTGCGGAGGCAATGGTGCCACCAGCGCCAACCCCTAGAGCAGTGTGCATGGAGTCATGCTGGGGCACGGGTGCGGGTTTATTACCGGCAGATAACACGTCAGGAGACAACCTTCCAGGTGGTGATACTATTGAAGAATGAACACCACCTGACGCATCACAAATTGATGAGTTTGATTTTAGAGCAGGAATCACGGGGAGTGTGGAACCTTGAACCATTTGTTGAAGAGACAAGATGGGTGTAGAACCAGAGTAAGAAGATGTGGAGACAATGGCAGGTGCTAAGATCGCTGTAGGTGATCCAGAAACTGAATGTTGCATCTGAGACTCGGGTGAGGTCTGGGTggcaggagaggaggaagaggacccCGTCGGTAGACGTTTAGATCCAGGAAGCATCATCTCTGTCGCAGCCGGAGCAAGAGATTTCAGGTTGTGCCCCATCAGGGCTGAAGAATGGATCGGAGGAGAGGCTGATGATGTCTGGGGCGGAGTAGTTTTAACATCAGGGTACGCACCAGTAGTGGACGCGGGGGAAGCAGCAGGAGAGTCAACAGCTGGCGCTCGAGACACTTGAGAAGGTGTTAAGACCTTATTCGGAGAAGCCATCGAGGAAGTTAAAGATGGAGGGTGCGTCGTCCGAGGAGGTGTGCTCGCTGCGGGTCGTCTGACAACTTCTGGCTGCTGAGATGTTGGCTTTTCAGAGCTGTGGTGATCGCTTGTATGTCTGATGTAAGCCGAAGAAGAGCTGGGTGACTTTTGAGTAACAGGTGTCTCCTCCGTGTGAATGCGGGATGTGTTTGCCTCCTTGTTTTCCTCCCTTGTATGCCCTGaggaaaaatacaacattgaatCAGAGAGAAAGATGGTGGTACAATAATAAAACTGGAACATCAGTCAAAGTGTGGTCCCTGTTGGTGAAGTACAGCTCACAAGAATGACACTAAAGCCAAAAAACTCTGTTCCAAATTAAGTTAGACATTTTTCCTGAAATGATAAAACAGCAAGAATGCCATGCTAAGTAGTTTAGCAATACAAGCGTACAAGCAATGGCAGAGGAGAAAAACTAAACTAATCTAGCTGTGTTTGAGTGGTCACCTTCCATGGAAGAAGAGACGTTGCTAGCATGGGATGTCTTCTCCCCACTCCTGAGAGAGCTGCTGTCCTGCACAGTCGACGAGGACGTCATCGCTCCAGAGGGTGCCCCCTCTGTGTCACGTGGGGGTGTCAAATTCTGTGCCACTGGGAGCATAATCTGACCGGGAGGCATCAATTGCTTTGGATGCTGAGGTGACGGCAGAGACGTATGCGTCTGCTGGTAGTAGGGCATCCCGTTTGGCATGACACCGTAGTGCTGCGGTTGCTGGTGCTGCGGCAGGAGATGAGCGGGGCGCTGGTGGGAATGGGGGTGCTGTTGCGACGGAGGGGAGACTTGCTGCTGGTGGAGCGGTGATGGAGAGATTCCAGAATGTGGCGGACTCTGAAAGGTACCGTACACACTGCGGGGTGTGAAACTGGCAGTTTGCGGACCCGGGCTACTCCTGTTCCAGAACTGACTGCCGGTAGGGGTCAGGTTTGATGGGCCTGGCACGGGAGGCTGCTGAGGGCGTGCTATGTCCCCGTTGAGTTGGTACTGTCCATGAGCTTGGAAGTGATGCTGTGACAGAGGCTGCATCATCCCCGGCGCAGGTTGCTTTTGGTGCAAGCCATGTCCAGGAGACGGGGCCAACGTTAGACTGTACTGAGGCTGTCCCCCCCATAGGTAGCCCATGTTGCTCTGGTGGTGGCTGCTGATGTGTGGGTAAGGACCAGAAGGTGGTTGAGAACCAGGTGCACTAGACCCAAGTACAGTAGTGAcgccattcacattcatttcgCCATTCATATCTGTCAACAATAAGAGGCAAATgaacatttacatatttcacatttaaaaacTAATTTAAGTGGTGAtgatataatgtaaaaaaaataaaaatacccacTCTTTCCTTGCTGAGGAAAACTCACGGAGGAACCATTAGTATAAAGAGAATCCCCTGAGGAAAGTTTCAATCCTGAGTTTGCTGAGGAATGGGTGCCATAGTTGAAATGATTATTCGCCTCCatctattaaaaacaaacattgacaCGTACAAGAATCACAAGTTAGCCCTTAACTCTTCGTGAAAATTGTGCAATAAGCGAAAAGAACCTTACTAAGCACGCCTAGCTCTCGTTTGTATGTATTACTCATGTAATATAATTTCAACGTATTTAGTAATAAACTTGTAAAGTGCCGCCTGTTGTCAGCACCATTTTGCTCCAACAGCGAGCGTCAAAATGTCGCAGCCAGCTAACAGCGATGAAGATGCCAGCGAGGCCCAGCGAACAGTGGACTAAAAAAAAGGTCCATCATTAGGGCTGATGAGGTTTGCTAAACACGTACACAGCCTCgaatataaatacaaacacaacacattgcTTAGGTCAATTGAAGGCTCCGCACTGCTACGTAAACTCAAAGGCccgatttatatatatacttacacAATTCGCCTTTTTCGCAACATTAAAGTAACCCCTCTAAATACTTGATTTCCTAATTCAACGAGGCCATTACAAGCGCCGCGTTAGCCAAGTGGCGCTAGCTCAATTCTAACAAAAACAATTCACACCAGAGCGATGCTTGCCCGTTTTcatataacaaaaatacaagTTCAAGTTGCTAAGAAAACGGGTGACATGTTTCCATTCACGCCCGAGGCAAAATACACCCATAACAACTCCAAGGTTATTATGCTAAATCGTCACAATGGAAACTAGCGACTCAATGCTTGCTAACAAATAAGCTAACCGATAGCATCATTCAGAGTCATCAGAGCTGCGATGCTAGCAAACAGCCCGGCATCAAGCATCGCAACCACGCTTTGCTTTGCTATCCACAATGACCAGCAGTAATTGATATAACTATATAAGCATGTCACATGGTGTGTTATTAAAGGCTAACGACACACAGCTCGCCCAGTTAACAGCAAGGATGCGTGCTACCTTTTGTTCGTTGGCTAACGTTAGCTAGCAGCCAGATGAAGTTACATTGTTTACGCTGTACGCAAACAGGCGATTTTTTGTACAGTATCATCCTTCCCCACTCTGCGCCGACTGAACTTTGATAATTTCAACTGAGAACTAACCAAACCTTTCATTCCGCTTATCTCGAAGGCACAGGTGTCTCCACAGCCTTCGCCTCGGTGGAAAAATCGGAGCAGCGATGGCACGcgataaataataaacaactcTTCCCTAACCTTTGGGTTTTAAATTAGCAAACATGGCTGATGCAGTGCATTGCAGCCATGATCACACACAGGAGGACGAACACAGGAGAGGTGTGAGCTTCTCCACAATAGCCACGCACATCCGGTCAAACGAAGACTGTTCTTCAAAGTAAAATACCATAATGGGTTTTAACTGCCAGAACACATAAGTAAATAAGCTAATGTTTGATCGTCACTAATAGTGACTATAATTACTCAAAGTAGTACAAGTCGCCCCTTCATTATTTTCAATACGTTTAATAACCAAACATTTATCAACACTTTTATGGGAATGTCTGTCAACAGGTTTTAAAAAGTAGATTATCAATAACTAACCGCAATTGTCGTTTGGTGGTACTTACCATGGGCATTAAActaatagtcacttttattccAAAGCATTTCGGAGAGGAAATGGAAACTGCATTTAGCCGAGCTGGACTGTAAAAACGAAATCGAACCATAAAAAGGAAGTACAGTTCATGAGAACCTCGACGTTTCTGGGTCTAACGTCTGTCCTCTTTTATAAACGTTTAGCAAAATTAGATAATGCCTCTAAACTACATGTGTCATGTAACTTCACAGTCATCTCGGAATTTAAACCTGGCTTCACtttggtacaaaaaaaaaagaaaataaacttcaataaattcaatattttttcatatttaaaaagtacATCATGTGTGTCAAAACAgttaaat
It encodes:
- the baz2a gene encoding bromodomain adjacent to zinc finger domain protein 2A isoform X2 encodes the protein MEANNHFNYGTHSSANSGLKLSSGDSLYTNGSSVSFPQQGKNMNGEMNVNGVTTVLGSSAPGSQPPSGPYPHISSHHQSNMGYLWGGQPQYSLTLAPSPGHGLHQKQPAPGMMQPLSQHHFQAHGQYQLNGDIARPQQPPVPGPSNLTPTGSQFWNRSSPGPQTASFTPRSVYGTFQSPPHSGISPSPLHQQQVSPPSQQHPHSHQRPAHLLPQHQQPQHYGVMPNGMPYYQQTHTSLPSPQHPKQLMPPGQIMLPVAQNLTPPRDTEGAPSGAMTSSSTVQDSSSLRSGEKTSHASNVSSSMEGHTREENKEANTSRIHTEETPVTQKSPSSSSAYIRHTSDHHSSEKPTSQQPEVVRRPAASTPPRTTHPPSLTSSMASPNKVLTPSQVSRAPAVDSPAASPASTTGAYPDVKTTPPQTSSASPPIHSSALMGHNLKSLAPAATEMMLPGSKRLPTGSSSSSPATQTSPESQMQHSVSGSPTAILAPAIVSTSSYSGSTPILSLQQMVQGSTLPVIPALKSNSSICDASGGVHSSIVSPPGRLSPDVLSAGNKPAPVPQHDSMHTALGVGAGGTIASAALSPPRGHNSPSSSAHESTSARHLSALPLLTTQASRTAPVSVPPALATVHPASSSEVVRKSDSGEHPAMFIPVSVLNQLPEKLCHGNTMKALAHEKGTKAEERPPHLEAHKDTDPHKSSDLPGQPLQTERQSGNMQREPVSTGIIVGDVLKAEQAHCPSAERQTVETSSEHSSHTASHYGSSSASSALTRIHMSSFLDMSSNSSRIHCSSSLGNDTSRFASTSHTDEEQSSVYDTTRDDSSFVDYSRDHTMDSTRDLEISGSGQSLLASSLNSTAFGASHLRYEGHDTPDSVRRTTMAIETMTSQSFRKSDENFAFSTPVQSPAVHPLQPVTDQVLSATGGVLKNPEKPWKPHSPKALWMRKSDPEEAKRKPRGRTPKVEKIKAEEEGDNSGVVPKGRRRRRVSLKAEPVKETPDKCEHTGPTSEEMDSITATIEAVLANPSAITSPFDKPKMKRARKQDQVGKNKKLPKQDAETAASDADENEEEISTAGESHRRRVATEQQVQFPLMHGWKREIRVKKLDNRMKGETWYYTPCGRRMKQFPEIIKYLKKHQDSVVTREHFSFSPRMPVGDFYEERESPEGLKWFPLANEEIPSMIMAITGRRGRPPNPDKEKPSRACGLRTGQARRPGRPPKAKMIDFLSKVDAKLLKRLESKDALTEEEKEKMSKIKKKMKRKARMKRIADVKMKKIREEKKRAKQETQTLQVKAGPQDLSDPQLTEPAPQSVAETRKPGRRRSVKVEAPPPIQQTDEERIAQGKRVLSARSKAKALAKAQAEAEAAARAALAAKRSAERRAQTQRRLEERKRHQLIAEELRKPTEDMCLTDHKPLPELSRVPGVVLSGTAFAHCLAVVEFLHGYGKLIGLNVPKDIPSLATLQEGLLGLGESQGEVQDLLIKLMGAALHDPGLPSYYQSVKILGDKLVELQLTRSTVSEVLRIFLESHGYETEVCNTLRTKTFHVLSPETKAAVLGFVVEELNGSNIVTSDIDNTLENMSNYRKNKWIIEGKLRKLKAALARRTGRSEEQLCLEERRRSARVAEEDSLILEDSVVSERTSRRGRKDDSKLCDSESPTNASIPELERQIDKLTKRQAFFRKKLLQSSYSMRSVMLGQDRYRRRYLALPHLGGVLVEGPEELLTSGDVVIAEVPVTLLKKESKMEEMPIKTEDTPMATTPPYTLPSSPSSATPQGQASSPEEDPLPGTASLMSSQRGRGRPRKIKPEVELHLRTAKIRRQRRSSVRSVGEERPGSPVSACTQDLSQTAFLNWLSQSRHAVPSDSYSTEPLEGGQPQETVQDDEEKQGLLPEQPCDDNCLPSSPPKSPSQAQSTPSPTSAPLMQVDPPFTSVGEAPADPERESAAEEVPSTTSTVLDCKPPTLCAANRAPTTPTRPGRRRRRGSRGSSPARRGPRGAAAKRRGRPATLSFQDLEKQYFTQLVVKPIPASMVRGWWWIKDPEELFSTLQALHPRGVREKILHKHLAKHMESLREMCTKSINDPMFELKEEKKEVLLEALQQPWQVQEKAMETDINALQWVEDLEQRVVASDLHLKAPPQNIGNDGECNTEVPAMDFQPYTIPEQDSTREDLQYYEHDADPRDDWIVRTKKEWSGLPRIATHPLDLAVLRLANLERNIERRYLKEPLWNPAEVMRLAPLTPTPGEEQPMDVISLESEITSRLRTWRQALDRCRSAPQLCLCLLQLEKAIAWERSVTKVTCQVCRKGDNDECLLLCDGCDRGCHMYCLRPKITQVPEGDWFCPTCVAKNESQSTPSKKRTRMKKKRYEENSSDDDATPRRSSGMATRHKEAAVAAVATAGSLSTRNSAEGGAAKRRRMTTRNQPDLTFCEIILMEMEAHADAWPFLEPVNPRLVPGYRRIVKNPMDFLTMRERLLQGGYCSCEEFAADAQLVFNNCELFNEDTSEVGMAGHSMRRFFESRWAEFYSNKDK
- the baz2a gene encoding bromodomain adjacent to zinc finger domain protein 2A isoform X1 — protein: MVRFRFYSPARLNAVSISSPKCFGIKVTISLMPMMEANNHFNYGTHSSANSGLKLSSGDSLYTNGSSVSFPQQGKNMNGEMNVNGVTTVLGSSAPGSQPPSGPYPHISSHHQSNMGYLWGGQPQYSLTLAPSPGHGLHQKQPAPGMMQPLSQHHFQAHGQYQLNGDIARPQQPPVPGPSNLTPTGSQFWNRSSPGPQTASFTPRSVYGTFQSPPHSGISPSPLHQQQVSPPSQQHPHSHQRPAHLLPQHQQPQHYGVMPNGMPYYQQTHTSLPSPQHPKQLMPPGQIMLPVAQNLTPPRDTEGAPSGAMTSSSTVQDSSSLRSGEKTSHASNVSSSMEGHTREENKEANTSRIHTEETPVTQKSPSSSSAYIRHTSDHHSSEKPTSQQPEVVRRPAASTPPRTTHPPSLTSSMASPNKVLTPSQVSRAPAVDSPAASPASTTGAYPDVKTTPPQTSSASPPIHSSALMGHNLKSLAPAATEMMLPGSKRLPTGSSSSSPATQTSPESQMQHSVSGSPTAILAPAIVSTSSYSGSTPILSLQQMVQGSTLPVIPALKSNSSICDASGGVHSSIVSPPGRLSPDVLSAGNKPAPVPQHDSMHTALGVGAGGTIASAALSPPRGHNSPSSSAHESTSARHLSALPLLTTQASRTAPVSVPPALATVHPASSSEVVRKSDSGEHPAMFIPVSVLNQLPEKLCHGNTMKALAHEKGTKAEERPPHLEAHKDTDPHKSSDLPGQPLQTERQSGNMQREPVSTGIIVGDVLKAEQAHCPSAERQTVETSSEHSSHTASHYGSSSASSALTRIHMSSFLDMSSNSSRIHCSSSLGNDTSRFASTSHTDEEQSSVYDTTRDDSSFVDYSRDHTMDSTRDLEISGSGQSLLASSLNSTAFGASHLRYEGHDTPDSVRRTTMAIETMTSQSFRKSDENFAFSTPVQSPAVHPLQPVTDQVLSATGGVLKNPEKPWKPHSPKALWMRKSDPEEAKRKPRGRTPKVEKIKAEEEGDNSGVVPKGRRRRRVSLKAEPVKETPDKCEHTGPTSEEMDSITATIEAVLANPSAITSPFDKPKMKRARKQDQVGKNKKLPKQDAETAASDADENEEEISTAGESHRRRVATEQQVQFPLMHGWKREIRVKKLDNRMKGETWYYTPCGRRMKQFPEIIKYLKKHQDSVVTREHFSFSPRMPVGDFYEERESPEGLKWFPLANEEIPSMIMAITGRRGRPPNPDKEKPSRACGLRTGQARRPGRPPKAKMIDFLSKVDAKLLKRLESKDALTEEEKEKMSKIKKKMKRKARMKRIADVKMKKIREEKKRAKQETQTLQVKAGPQDLSDPQLTEPAPQSVAETRKPGRRRSVKVEAPPPIQQTDEERIAQGKRVLSARSKAKALAKAQAEAEAAARAALAAKRSAERRAQTQRRLEERKRHQLIAEELRKPTEDMCLTDHKPLPELSRVPGVVLSGTAFAHCLAVVEFLHGYGKLIGLNVPKDIPSLATLQEGLLGLGESQGEVQDLLIKLMGAALHDPGLPSYYQSVKILGDKLVELQLTRSTVSEVLRIFLESHGYETEVCNTLRTKTFHVLSPETKAAVLGFVVEELNGSNIVTSDIDNTLENMSNYRKNKWIIEGKLRKLKAALARRTGRSEEQLCLEERRRSARVAEEDSLILEDSVVSERTSRRGRKDDSKLCDSESPTNASIPELERQIDKLTKRQAFFRKKLLQSSYSMRSVMLGQDRYRRRYLALPHLGGVLVEGPEELLTSGDVVIAEVPVTLLKKESKMEEMPIKTEDTPMATTPPYTLPSSPSSATPQGQASSPEEDPLPGTASLMSSQRGRGRPRKIKPEVELHLRTAKIRRQRRSSVRSVGEERPGSPVSACTQDLSQTAFLNWLSQSRHAVPSDSYSTEPLEGGQPQETVQDDEEKQGLLPEQPCDDNCLPSSPPKSPSQAQSTPSPTSAPLMQVDPPFTSVGEAPADPERESAAEEVPSTTSTVLDCKPPTLCAANRAPTTPTRPGRRRRRGSRGSSPARRGPRGAAAKRRGRPATLSFQDLEKQYFTQLVVKPIPASMVRGWWWIKDPEELFSTLQALHPRGVREKILHKHLAKHMESLREMCTKSINDPMFELKEEKKEVLLEALQQPWQVQEKAMETDINALQWVEDLEQRVVASDLHLKAPPQNIGNDGECNTEVPAMDFQPYTIPEQDSTREDLQYYEHDADPRDDWIVRTKKEWSGLPRIATHPLDLAVLRLANLERNIERRYLKEPLWNPAEVMRLAPLTPTPGEEQPMDVISLESEITSRLRTWRQALDRCRSAPQLCLCLLQLEKAIAWERSVTKVTCQVCRKGDNDECLLLCDGCDRGCHMYCLRPKITQVPEGDWFCPTCVAKNESQSTPSKKRTRMKKKRYEENSSDDDATPRRSSGMATRHKEAAVAAVATAGSLSTRNSAEGGAAKRRRMTTRNQPDLTFCEIILMEMEAHADAWPFLEPVNPRLVPGYRRIVKNPMDFLTMRERLLQGGYCSCEEFAADAQLVFNNCELFNEDTSEVGMAGHSMRRFFESRWAEFYSNKDK